cagtatataaaaaaatataataaatatatatatgaatcgTGAGAAATATGTTCTTAAGgggttatacatatacagttaggagaccgaaaaaagcgaatttttcagaattttttcagagaaaacttttaaatttattaatccaaaaatgtgtacatatgttatggtatcttttaactgtattttaaaactttgtattagtaaaaatatttatttggaaaggaattaaagctgatctccgggagctcctctcaaaagaGACGTTTACCGGTGACCAcgatatctctgaactggatcctctgaaattgaaaaaccaaacagatttcgttaaagtaatgttaaatttagtaaaacaaatggaaagaataaacaaaataaaattttttgacaaaatggcggtttctgaaaaaatcgatttttgaacaaattttttgacaaaatggcggtttcttaaaaaaatcgatttttgaccaaaatttcgacCTTAAATtgcctataaaaaatatttttcggtgAGAAAAgattaaattactaaaaaaaaattgtttaagcagctcgtttgagactaatcggtttagccgttttcgagtaatgttgatCACCGAtcttgaaaacaccattttgaaaaaaaagcgtttaaagtttggcccCGTACTTCCAAGCACCCcgaaacgccttttcaaatttgcgtgtaaattcgaaaatattcaccggaacgatataaaaaaaaacatttttttaagattcTAACTGCATATAACCTCTTAACTATTCTCTCTAGAGTTTAGCTTGATCATTTGATTATCATATTGGCATATAGAATGGAAAATATAGACTCTTAGCCGACAATGTTTTGCACGTCATCGCGGCACATAAATTTAGATTGCGGCTATTTTCACTGCAATCTTATCTTGGCACACTTTAATGCAGCAAAGACTCGAgtaaaaaattgaagtttttattaCCCACCGACTCAAATTGTTGTTTAATCAATTGTAGAACCTTTTCAATTCATTTATCTTTTAACATTTCATTTTGAGTTATCTAATATGTGAAAGGAAATCGGTGATGAAGGCAAGGTCGAAAGAATtgctgcatgtacatatgtatataattctatATCTTATCGCTTACGTAAAGAGAACcacttgaaatttttgttgtacgTGCCTTTGTCCATACAACTTGTAACTCACTTCTCTCTCTTCACAGGAGCCCTTCACCACTATACGCTCTCTCACTGTCGAAGCGCTGTGCTCCAAGGCGCATTTCCGTTGCTCGAATGCCTCGGGTGGCTGTACAGTGCGCCTGCAAATCGATCTGCTGAGCTGGCACGAGAAGCAATGCATCTACAAGCCGATGAAATGCTTTATGGGTCGTGTGTGGGGCGATTGCGAATGGGCGGGTCGCGAAGCACACTGGAAGGACCATCTGGAGAAGGATCATGCCGATAAGGTGTTCACCACAGAAACGACCGATATGATTTGGAATATGGGCGTGAAGCAGAAACCGCTTACCGGTTACTATGTTTTTATTGTGTTCGATGAGATGTTTAATTTCTATGAAGTGCACGATAAGGAGCGCATACTATTCACCATGGCCTGCACATCGACTGTGAAGGAGAAGAAACATAATTACGCCTTCGAGGTGACAATTGTACATCAGGAGAATGAAGCCATAGCCATAACGCAGAAGTACCCGGTGCATAGTGAGTACGATAAGGACATATTGGCGGAGGGCACTTGCATTAGCATGTCACTAACGGATCTGGCGAAATTCATCGATGAAGATCGGGTAAGCGCCATGAAAAAATATGGATATTAACTTCTTCGTTTCTTATATTGCATTGTCATTAAGAATGTGTTCCTTTCAGTTACTGCATTACCGCGTCCGTATTGTGGAGATAAAGACACCACGTAAAGTGCGAAATTCGCTGCGCAACAGTCCCCATACCGGCATACATCCGACCGATTTCCAGCAGACACAAATCGAGGGTGTTAATCTGAAGGGTGTGCCAGCGGAGGTGATTGTTACACGTAAATTGGATGACATACCATTTGCGGATAACGGTACTGCCGACACACCGCACAGCGGTGGTGCACACTCGGCTGAAGGCGTGAGTGAAACTGAAGGTGAGCGGGTAAAAGTTAAAAGCATTTACAAAGGAAAATTTTCCAGTAATGAAAGCGGCTCCGAAAGCGATCCGGAATTCGAAGCTTTTATAGCGAAGAAATGGGGCACACCACAATTacattttaatagaaaatttttgaaaaacaattccAATGAAAGCAATTCAACCGATGAGGCTAGCAGTTTGCAGAGACTTGATCGCAGATTTGTGCCGGATGATAAAATTTCAGTGACCAGCACCAGTACGAGCTACAAGAAGCGTGTAACGAACTCGCTGCGTAAAAGTTTCCGTGGCTTTAAGACTCCACAGATATTTAATAAGAAGACGGCTACCGATCTAAAAGACAGCAAGTAGTGTACAGAAGCAGTGATAGCAAATGTGTGGACACTCAAAATTAGATTTCTTTCagaatttttacatatatgcgTAGATGTGTTACAAAACTCAAGGATTTGTGTTGATGCCAATAATGGATTTTGGTTTTTGTGGTTGTTTCTTAAGCACTAATGCATGAGTACAATAAGAAATTACAGCAAAAATCAGTATCCACACATCTTATGAGTACGTATTAGTtccaaatttaataatacatatttatgtatgtatctatgtgtgtatttaatacaataaatattaaaaaacaactgAGTTTATGGATTATTttagaaaacttaattttttgtgaGACATTTGCGTTTTTAAGCAACTatgccataagttctgttacaagttcAGGCCGTTTTATAAATGAGACCACGAAGAAAAAATTTGTAAGCAAGTAGATCTGTTCGATCTATTGATTTCGCTTTTCCTGTTTTTTAAGCAGACTTCGGAAAGAGAATGCGTTcgcgaatatatttttatggcaGAATTGGTTCGAACCGCACGGGGAAGaccacttacatacatatgtacgcccTGTAAACtttgtaacagaatttatggcACGACTAAGTACACTTAATTGCTCTAATATgttttatgcacatatttattattttgagtttGGTACGGTTTTagcaaaatataaatgtttaaacAATACGTTCCTACaaagttttttgaatttctgCCGCTTATTTCAGCCGGATATAAATTAGGATCTTTCCGGTTATGTAGAACCAGCTGTTTCGAAAATcacctattttttaaatttgcgaaTTATCGCAAAGCTATAAATTCAAATACCTGCCGAAAATTCATTAATGCAAGTGGTTATTGGAACAGAATGGATGTgtcaaattcaaataaaaataaatattaattgttttgtgaaaaacaatattatttttcaaattcaaaattattgctatttatattaaaaaaagtcaaatgtaaaaatattaagttaattGTAAATCATTcaataaaatgtatttgtaagtatgtactgTTACAATGTATTATCCATGCATGCTGTGTTCCATTAATATACCATTTTGTTCCGCTCTAACAGCTGATGGTTTACACGGCAATTGGTAAATTAGTGTGTTCCAAACAAAgcgtatttaataaatttcaggtatacaacttattttttaatgcaatttaaatattttagtactttgtaaattgaaatttgaatttattgtttgtAGCTTAGCAATGGGCGTTACTGTATTGCTGCCATATCAGATACCAGAAGGTAAGACTGGCGCTCAAGCCATTGACTACCTCACCAAGCGGCTTTTGGCATTGGGCGCCGTACACACCGGTCAATTCCTGGTCGATTGCGAAACATACATTTCCACACCACAACATGGACCAGCTAAAACTGTACATGTACTGCACGATTCCGAATATCCCGCATCCACATTTTCCATATTAGACAATGGCGCCGGCAAACAAATACCACTTGTGGCAGACAACCTATTCGATTTGCTTATGCTGAAAATGACTTCAGTATACACatcgaaaaaacaaacaaaaattgaatcGAAAGGTGCGCGTTTCGAATACGGCGACTTTCTCATTAAGTTAGGTTCAGTGACAATGATGGAAAACTTTAAGGGCATACTCATTGAGATTGAATACCGACCATGTGTGGTGCTTTCATATTGTTGGGAAATGATACGTGAAACTTTGCAAGGTTTTCTCGGCATGCAAATTGCCAAGGAGTATCCAGCATATTTTTCGCAACAAATAATGAATACTATGGGCCAACAGCAGATACATACCAAACAAAATGAAGTGTACGAGCCAATCGATACGATTAATCAGTATTTGGAAAGTTTCACAAATTATCGCAAACAAAATGTGTTGCCGGTGGCAGGCGGTGCAACGGGTGGCGCGACGTCAGCGCAAAATGCAGCTGGCAATATGCAGGGCGGCAATCAGCGCATGCGGCTCTAGTGTTAGGGGTCGGTTTTAAGATTGTAGTAATTttagacaaaattaaattaattaagttaagtGAAGAAGTGTACTGCTGTAATTATTACGTAGCTCGAACATACCCGTAAtgttgtatgaaaaaataaagcaataacgaaatataattttttatataaaaaacagtGGTTTATTTTCCAGAAAATGGTCATCTGCTTTGATTTTTGTGCGTCGCACTTTCTTCGTTGTAAATAATTATAGTTTCCTCATATTTAAAATCGTATTGTGCTGGTTACGCAGTCgcaagttttcaaaaataccaaatacgtttgaaatgaaacACTTTCATCTATAATTCTTCAATATTTGCAATATGTAGTACGaactttatttttatgctttttaccTGGTAagttattttgtatgaaatacatttatgtatgtttgtagtatGCACATATGCAACAGCTATATGCATATTATTATGCcatagtatttatatatataattaaagatacatgcttgtacatatgtatttaggtaTATGCAAATGTATAGTATAAcgtttaattaaaaagtataattattagtaagtaaatattatataatagtatGTTATTTATCGGTAGTTTGCAATAAAAAGGCTACGCGTAGCGCAGCGCCAcaatttgctttcattttaaattacttttttgttttttgaattttacaatTGCAATAAACATTATACGAATTTAtgtagataattaaaaaaaaaagaagcagCCAATTTTTCTagccaaaattttatttatttaaagtatgCATAAAGTTCCTTATCACAATATAAtctaaaaaaagttaaacaatgTTCCAAAACtgaaaagaagtaaaaaaaagtaattacaatccacattgttgttgtgatatttcactttttgttcacaaaattttgcattttttctgacgtttatttttgaattatgtaTAATAgtgttgcttttttttaatgtcaTGTGATTTTCGTTATTTCGAAAGGCTATGTTACGTACACAGAGAAAAGAATGtacatttaatatttgttttctctaccagcaatgtttttttttgttaaagttgttgttttttcttatgTTGAAACAAATGCATAcactgtttaaataaaaaaatgttatatttttgaattttcgtttatatatgtatgtatgaaaaaaaatttcgcatttttgcaaaatttatgtgCAAACAACTGAAATTTTGAATGTTTGAATGCGCGCAGAcatatttttcgcatttttagtttatgttacgcaaaaaaacattattattagTGAGCATAacaaagaattaaatttttcagattttgggaagtttttgtgatttctacaattaaaagaaaaatgttattaatttagttttaagaaaatttacaattttttgttgaaaatcacaaatttgtgaccgtaaaaaaaattatattaaaaaaacataaatttatattaaaaaaataaatttatattaaaaaaaataaatttatattaaaaaaaataaacgtatatttaaaaacaaattaaatttatattaaaaaaaagtattaaaaaaatatttatataaaaaaaataaatgtataataaaaaaataaatttataatacaaaaaaaataaatttatacaaaaaaataaatttataataaaaaaaaaataaatttatacaaaaaaaaataaatctatgttaaaaacaataaaaataaaatttacattaattttgctttaaaaaaaaatattagacatTCACCAATTTAAgttgaaaatcataaatttttgactaacaaaaaaaataatttataaaatttaactttaaaattacaattttcaatttaaaattacagCCTAAAAGTAGGCAGCAGCCAAAAAGTAACAATCTTTGCTATGCT
The DNA window shown above is from Bactrocera tryoni isolate S06 chromosome 4, CSIRO_BtryS06_freeze2, whole genome shotgun sequence and carries:
- the LOC120773665 gene encoding uncharacterized protein LOC120773665 isoform X1; amino-acid sequence: MNTIHEVPIGDLNGNEATTIASVVSTTSLSNASSISSTSNSTKVTINTSSDTSVPQTAKSQDDSTTTTTTTATTNGESKNAADKSNQNEADAPATSISNKDATTSTTTTAIVNGNTKSLRNDLSEDLKIIGHLKNIEKINEKRRLFLNNTISEYTIDEKTETETKTQTINGAETVLSETRIHTREEQQNVGGHKLGSSSATELNGHTKATAANFSATKYATLPRSPGTPPPKPPMLSRTRSIGIGDQRSYSATSVPTTPTKAVATTTPAAIAVPPTNASAALAPIATPTPTTISSPTSPLAAAAALSPQSSPTKKATTLITSAVLPEPIKVATVQLREEPVPTMRRVVERPVSLSPEAPKQISINHYERLIEELKCPGCAYPMKSPILLCKTGHSICQQCTRVLLLCPLCKEPFTTIRSLTVEALCSKAHFRCSNASGGCTVRLQIDLLSWHEKQCIYKPMKCFMGRVWGDCEWAGREAHWKDHLEKDHADKVFTTETTDMIWNMGVKQKPLTGYYVFIVFDEMFNFYEVHDKERILFTMACTSTVKEKKHNYAFEVTIVHQENEAIAITQKYPVHSEYDKDILAEGTCISMSLTDLAKFIDEDRLLHYRVRIVEIKTPRKVRNSLRNSPHTGIHPTDFQQTQIEGVNLKGVPAEVIVTRKLDDIPFADNGTADTPHSGGAHSAEGVSETEGERVKVKSIYKGKFSSNESGSESDPEFEAFIAKKWGTPQLHFNRKFLKNNSNESNSTDEASSLQRLDRRFVPDDKISVTSTSTSYKKRVTNSLRKSFRGFKTPQIFNKKTATDLKDSKIFTYMRRCVTKLKDLC
- the LOC120775668 gene encoding mediator of RNA polymerase II transcription subunit 20, whose product is MGVTVLLPYQIPEGKTGAQAIDYLTKRLLALGAVHTGQFLVDCETYISTPQHGPAKTVHVLHDSEYPASTFSILDNGAGKQIPLVADNLFDLLMLKMTSVYTSKKQTKIESKGARFEYGDFLIKLGSVTMMENFKGILIEIEYRPCVVLSYCWEMIRETLQGFLGMQIAKEYPAYFSQQIMNTMGQQQIHTKQNEVYEPIDTINQYLESFTNYRKQNVLPVAGGATGGATSAQNAAGNMQGGNQRMRL